The following are from one region of the Phormidium sp. PBR-2020 genome:
- a CDS encoding response regulator produces the protein MKHIFVVEDGHAEQKMMRALLEQSGFQVTLASAVDEAWEKLKSVAPPHLFILDIVMPGKSGLELCRTIRENPELKDTPVIFCSSKSEEFDRFWALRQGAQAYLIKPYAPKELLDAVYQHIQ, from the coding sequence ATGAAACATATATTTGTTGTCGAAGACGGTCACGCGGAACAAAAAATGATGCGGGCCTTACTAGAACAATCCGGATTCCAAGTGACTCTCGCCAGTGCCGTTGACGAAGCTTGGGAAAAACTCAAATCCGTCGCCCCGCCTCATCTTTTCATTTTAGATATTGTCATGCCTGGAAAAAGCGGCTTAGAATTATGTCGAACAATCCGCGAAAACCCTGAGCTGAAAGATACCCCCGTGATATTTTGTAGTTCCAAAAGCGAGGAGTTTGACCGCTTCTGGGCCCTACGGCAGGGGGCGCAAGCCTATTTGATTAAACCCTATGCCCCCAAAGAACTCCTCGATGCGGTGTATCAGCATATCCAGTAG
- a CDS encoding methyl-accepting chemotaxis protein has translation MAQPYSDLSPNMDPDTVSSTHSLDLLDLLLKANQFEQNGEVDRARELYQQIIDQDHDGVWGQSARKALGDTPHGDEPADTQFGEHNPLSAPLTIAPVSSSGTPMPPPVRPQRRGLSLGAKLKLMAIAAAIIPLTTAGLASLWFSPGPQDPRQPPLDPALDDLTLDRQLEEQLEGPNLPSGRPSLLIWLLASGSALVTLGLILPRFHRWGEQLGAIADYSEAVNREDPLARLDMTPSNNEIGRIAGQIREMIDRLTYQGDRLKQLERQRDRDNYQQQQHKQRLQQQAMDLLERLEATRRGNFTSQAPLSDGAMGAIADAYNATLAALRRSLSQISQVSDRLGERGQTSHLAAQDLLGQVQHQCHDLENACLEVQSISSRLSQLSQSHQEIKTLAQQISQTVTEGSQERSEAVTSIDALRSTVANSSKKAKRLAESAQEVSQILTVVFGISERANLLAFNAAIEAARAGERGAGFRQVADDVRGLAVQIGESTADIEQLINGIQQETAEVLDVLEAGTSNVVNSTRCVQHTQTCLQQVIDLSHTIETALEQGLNIQDPHLDRSEPMTPVMEALYGQSLSTVEEASQVGRHLQQLVQDIEILKSAMAKFKIESSQAPGQ, from the coding sequence ATGGCTCAACCTTACTCTGACCTCAGCCCCAATATGGACCCAGACACCGTCAGTTCCACCCATTCCCTGGACTTGCTGGATTTGTTATTGAAAGCCAATCAATTTGAGCAAAACGGGGAAGTCGATCGCGCACGGGAGCTGTACCAGCAGATTATTGACCAAGATCACGATGGAGTTTGGGGACAAAGTGCCCGCAAGGCCCTAGGGGATACACCGCACGGGGATGAACCCGCCGATACGCAGTTTGGGGAACATAACCCCCTCTCAGCCCCACTGACGATCGCCCCCGTTAGCAGCAGTGGGACCCCGATGCCGCCCCCAGTCCGCCCCCAGCGGCGGGGACTCTCCCTCGGGGCAAAACTTAAACTGATGGCGATCGCCGCCGCCATCATTCCCCTCACTACTGCCGGATTGGCCAGTCTCTGGTTCTCCCCAGGCCCCCAAGATCCCCGACAACCCCCTCTCGATCCCGCCCTGGACGATCTGACCTTAGATCGGCAACTCGAAGAGCAGCTAGAGGGCCCCAACTTGCCCTCCGGTCGTCCCAGCCTACTCATTTGGCTGCTGGCCAGTGGTAGTGCCCTGGTGACCCTGGGCCTGATCTTGCCCCGTTTCCATCGTTGGGGAGAGCAGTTAGGGGCGATCGCCGACTATAGCGAAGCGGTGAACCGAGAGGACCCCCTGGCCCGCTTAGATATGACCCCGAGCAACAATGAAATTGGCCGCATTGCCGGACAAATTCGGGAGATGATCGATCGCCTGACCTATCAAGGAGACCGACTCAAACAACTCGAACGACAGCGCGATCGCGACAACTACCAACAGCAACAACACAAACAACGGCTGCAACAACAAGCCATGGATCTCCTGGAACGGCTCGAAGCTACCCGTCGCGGCAACTTCACCAGCCAAGCCCCCCTCAGTGACGGAGCCATGGGGGCGATCGCCGATGCCTATAATGCCACCCTCGCCGCCCTACGTCGCAGCCTCAGCCAAATTAGTCAAGTGAGCGATCGCCTCGGGGAACGAGGCCAAACCAGTCATCTAGCGGCCCAAGACCTCCTCGGACAGGTGCAACACCAATGCCACGATCTCGAAAACGCCTGCCTAGAAGTCCAGTCCATCAGTAGCCGCCTCAGCCAACTGAGCCAGAGTCATCAGGAGATCAAGACCCTAGCCCAACAGATTAGCCAAACCGTTACCGAGGGCAGCCAAGAGCGTTCCGAAGCCGTCACCAGTATTGATGCCCTCCGCAGTACCGTCGCCAACAGTTCCAAAAAAGCCAAACGTCTGGCAGAATCCGCCCAGGAAGTCTCACAAATCTTAACCGTCGTTTTTGGCATTTCCGAACGGGCTAATCTACTGGCCTTCAACGCCGCCATTGAGGCGGCCCGGGCCGGAGAACGAGGGGCAGGATTTCGCCAAGTTGCCGACGATGTGCGAGGCTTGGCCGTGCAAATTGGCGAGTCGACCGCTGATATTGAACAGCTCATCAATGGCATTCAGCAGGAAACCGCCGAAGTGCTAGATGTCCTAGAGGCCGGAACCAGCAATGTCGTCAATAGCACCCGTTGTGTTCAACATACCCAAACCTGTCTCCAACAGGTCATTGACCTCTCTCACACCATCGAAACGGCCTTAGAACAAGGGTTAAACATTCAAGACCCCCATCTCGATCGTTCTGAACCCATGACCCCAGTCATGGAAGCCCTCTATGGCCAATCCCTAAGCACCGTTGAGGAAGCCAGCCAGGTTGGGCGGCATCTCCAGCAACTGGTTCAAGATATTGAGATCCTCAAGTCTGCCATGGCAAAATTCAAAATTGAGTCGTCCCAGGCCCCTGGCCAATGA